One segment of Saprospiraceae bacterium DNA contains the following:
- a CDS encoding alpha-2-macroglobulin, translated as MTNHRITPLPLLLLSFVLMLACKSAAKKDTPTSSIKIKPTTEMPTPLPLTGDYADDWKIVDSLERQGLFKSALERSEAIQAKATRDKNSPQVIKALLYRGKYVTQLEEDGFVKAVQLFEKEEKTSALPEKAVLQSILGQLYATYLNNQGWRINDRTPIPDGEGGDILTWSAAQIEKRAIELYSASVAPEGILKDTPVESFRDVLSPGQGDMVNGQPLRPTLFDLLAHRALEHFSNERSWLTEPAYAFSLNQPEAFAKAADFVKTKFESKDSTSGKWLAVNLYQKVLAAHAIPTGGDAAAHIDADLSRLRFAKNNSTLENKDALYLNALEILHKTHYNHPSDAEIVFHIAQHRYGLEADKGQNAQTAVTELEDAIRRHPNNHGTQLCQNLLDQIRATSLSITVENVYLPEKPALVQVQLRNVSKVFTKVVRANFDQNFLNNVPYDRILERLQSLPQVQARDWDIPLPADYQPHTTEIYLSSMPLGHYYLLAAENRDFDPKKGHVAYTAFTVSNLAAVTFREENQPNFIMAHRQSGTPLAGVKLDFFAPEYQRRQGQGPLQSIVTNQNGLAKGRLPDSQYANVRASLGNDTLWLGQHYSYRSYYEAPPRLYAHFFTDRAIYRPGQTVYFKGVLFKRNDAQLPQITPNQSVTVKFYDVNHQEKAVLQLRSNEFGTFNGAFTAPATGLTGQMHISCENAEGTTYFSVEEYKRPKFEVTFKPIETAFRLGETVTARGEAKAYAGSNVDGAQVRYRVVRQARFPFWDWGWGRRIFPPWRTDQMEIANGTTTTDAEGKFEVKFPLIPDADIPKKDRPMFDYTVYADVTDITGETRSSEQIVTASYVALQVNWGLRNEVELSSLDSISLETKNLAGQPQDAKGTIAFQPLRHPGKFFAERYWQNPDLATIPKDEWTRLFPDFAWKDEDAPTKWEREDFIVPFEFNTAAANKVNLRKNLNAGWYIATLTTQDAFGEKIEIEKIVRVWDKNNRATQFEKPSATAEKTTNEPGETARIWLGGKTDNLNIFFAREQNGLLQNPRWLSVNGATSVEIPVLDTDRGGISAHWCAVKNNRLYGGQSLYIAVPWSNKDLNISFETFRDKLAPGQQEEWRIKISGPKKEKVAAEMVAAMYDASLDQFLPHEWNTINYPTQYPRVNFSASQAFGSHNGNVRNEATRKDARPVRRYQALNWFGFPLWGGRDRIMKLAARADGVEFNMAAPAPGGAREEAAQDMMMEAEVATGKAETIIQDKATAPQAPDGMGGGEPAPAPPTPIRRNLNETVFFFPEMRTDAAGNVVLKFTMNEALTRWKLLTYAHTKDLQQAISVKEVVTQKELMVLANPPRFLRAGDEIEFSAKVSNLSQETLNGKATLSLLDANTLQPLESVFGMTSSSREANFTTPAGQSSPLSWKIKVPEDFTGAVTWQIFADSKNFKDGEESTVPVVTNRMLVTETLPITVRGNQTKEFVFENLKNAPSGSNSSLVTQKYTLEFTSNPAWYAVQALPYLMEFPHECSEQIFSRFYANTLASSVTEKMPNIRRIYDRWKGTDALKSNLSKNQELKYALLEETPWVLDAQNEEQQKQNIALLFDLNRMADERERAINTLAERQYPNGGWAWFPGGRDSWHITQHIVSGFGHLKQLGAFNAEKDPVAAGMLDRAISYCDAKLAEQYRELERLVQEGKAKWDDDHLDGMAIHYLYARSFFQPQPDPQQGGAKPGREHSYYLSQAEKYWLKKGLYQEGMLALALHRSGRPDAAQRIVASLRERALVKEELGMFWPVDWGYYWYQLPVETQALMVEVFDEVAQDRKAVEELRIWLLKNKQTNRWESTKATAEAVYALLLHGDNWLQNTKPVQVSLGGKTLKPNEYEPGTGYFKQNWGRAEVKNSWSNIKVENPNPNIVWGAAYWQYFEDLDKIKDFQKTPLTIVKQLFKEENSPTGPVLKPVAEGQTLKRGDKIKVRIEIRVDRAMEYVHLKDMRAAGFEPVNVLSGYRWQDGLGYYESTKDLATHFFIDYLPRGTFVFEYPLFVSHKGDMSNGVTTMQCMYAPEFTSHSKGVRVRVE; from the coding sequence ATGACCAATCACCGAATCACCCCCCTACCCCTTCTCCTCCTTTCTTTTGTCCTGATGCTCGCCTGCAAATCCGCCGCGAAAAAGGACACGCCCACATCATCCATCAAAATCAAACCCACTACGGAAATGCCGACACCGCTGCCGCTCACCGGCGACTACGCCGACGACTGGAAAATCGTGGACAGCCTCGAACGCCAAGGCCTCTTCAAAAGCGCCCTCGAACGCTCAGAAGCCATTCAGGCCAAAGCCACCCGCGACAAAAACAGCCCGCAGGTCATAAAAGCCTTGCTTTACCGGGGGAAATATGTGACCCAACTCGAAGAAGACGGCTTCGTGAAAGCCGTGCAACTCTTTGAAAAAGAGGAGAAAACATCTGCATTGCCCGAAAAAGCCGTGCTGCAAAGCATCCTCGGCCAGCTCTACGCCACCTACCTCAACAATCAGGGCTGGCGCATCAATGACAGGACACCCATCCCCGACGGCGAGGGCGGAGACATCCTCACCTGGTCAGCCGCTCAAATCGAGAAAAGAGCCATCGAACTATACTCTGCCTCCGTCGCCCCCGAAGGCATTTTGAAAGACACACCCGTCGAATCATTCCGCGACGTGCTTTCGCCCGGCCAAGGCGACATGGTCAATGGCCAACCCCTCCGCCCTACCCTCTTTGACTTGCTCGCCCACCGCGCCTTGGAGCATTTTTCCAACGAACGCAGTTGGCTCACCGAACCCGCCTACGCTTTCTCGCTCAACCAACCCGAAGCCTTCGCAAAAGCGGCAGATTTCGTGAAAACAAAATTTGAAAGCAAAGACTCTACGTCGGGCAAGTGGCTGGCAGTCAATCTTTACCAAAAAGTGTTGGCTGCGCACGCTATTCCCACTGGCGGCGATGCCGCCGCCCACATTGATGCCGATTTGTCGCGCCTGCGATTTGCCAAAAACAACTCCACGCTCGAAAACAAAGACGCGCTCTACCTCAACGCCCTCGAAATACTTCACAAAACCCACTACAACCACCCCTCCGACGCAGAAATCGTTTTCCATATCGCGCAACATCGCTACGGCCTTGAGGCGGACAAAGGGCAAAACGCACAGACGGCCGTGACCGAACTCGAAGACGCCATTCGCCGCCACCCCAACAATCACGGCACACAACTTTGCCAAAACCTGCTCGACCAGATTCGCGCCACGTCGTTGAGCATCACCGTGGAAAATGTCTATCTGCCCGAAAAACCCGCCCTCGTGCAGGTGCAACTACGCAACGTGAGCAAGGTGTTCACAAAAGTCGTGCGGGCCAATTTTGACCAGAACTTCCTGAACAACGTGCCCTACGACCGCATCTTGGAGCGACTGCAATCCTTGCCCCAAGTGCAAGCCCGCGATTGGGACATCCCACTCCCCGCCGACTACCAGCCGCACACCACCGAAATATACCTGAGCAGTATGCCACTGGGGCATTATTACTTGCTTGCTGCCGAAAACAGGGACTTTGACCCTAAAAAAGGCCACGTCGCATACACAGCCTTCACAGTCTCCAATCTTGCTGCCGTCACGTTTCGTGAGGAAAACCAACCCAATTTCATCATGGCCCACCGGCAAAGTGGCACTCCCTTGGCCGGCGTGAAACTCGATTTTTTTGCCCCCGAATATCAGCGCCGTCAAGGGCAAGGCCCCCTCCAAAGCATCGTCACCAATCAAAACGGGTTGGCCAAAGGGCGCTTGCCCGACAGCCAATACGCCAACGTCCGTGCCTCATTGGGCAACGACACGCTCTGGCTGGGTCAGCATTACAGCTACCGCAGCTACTATGAGGCTCCACCGCGACTCTACGCGCATTTCTTCACCGACCGGGCTATCTACCGACCCGGCCAGACGGTGTATTTCAAAGGGGTGCTGTTCAAAAGAAACGACGCTCAATTGCCCCAAATCACCCCCAACCAATCCGTCACCGTCAAATTCTACGATGTCAACCATCAGGAAAAAGCAGTGCTACAGCTGCGCTCCAACGAGTTTGGCACCTTCAACGGCGCGTTCACCGCGCCCGCTACCGGGCTGACAGGCCAGATGCACATAAGCTGCGAAAATGCCGAAGGCACCACTTATTTCAGCGTGGAGGAATACAAACGCCCAAAGTTTGAAGTCACCTTCAAACCCATCGAAACGGCCTTCCGCCTCGGCGAAACGGTGACCGCGCGCGGCGAAGCCAAAGCGTACGCAGGCAGCAACGTGGATGGCGCGCAGGTGCGCTATCGCGTGGTGCGGCAAGCGCGATTCCCTTTTTGGGACTGGGGCTGGGGGCGGCGCATCTTCCCCCCGTGGCGAACCGACCAAATGGAAATCGCCAATGGCACGACAACAACCGACGCGGAAGGCAAATTCGAAGTAAAATTCCCCCTAATCCCCGATGCCGACATCCCGAAAAAAGACCGCCCAATGTTCGACTACACCGTCTATGCCGACGTGACCGACATCACAGGCGAGACGCGCAGCAGCGAGCAAATCGTCACTGCCAGCTACGTTGCCTTGCAAGTGAATTGGGGCCTCCGCAACGAAGTGGAATTGAGCAGCCTCGACAGCATTTCCTTGGAAACCAAAAACTTGGCAGGCCAACCTCAAGATGCCAAAGGCACCATCGCGTTCCAGCCGCTGCGCCACCCGGGCAAATTTTTCGCAGAACGCTACTGGCAAAACCCAGACTTGGCCACCATCCCGAAAGATGAGTGGACAAGGCTTTTCCCCGACTTCGCATGGAAGGACGAAGACGCTCCCACCAAATGGGAACGCGAGGATTTCATCGTCCCCTTCGAGTTCAATACCGCTGCCGCCAACAAGGTCAATCTGCGCAAAAACCTCAATGCAGGATGGTATATCGCCACCCTGACCACGCAAGATGCCTTTGGAGAAAAAATTGAAATCGAAAAAATCGTGCGCGTTTGGGACAAAAACAATCGCGCCACACAGTTTGAAAAACCATCAGCCACCGCCGAAAAAACAACAAACGAACCGGGCGAAACCGCCCGAATATGGCTCGGCGGCAAAACCGACAACCTGAACATCTTTTTTGCCCGCGAACAAAACGGCCTCTTGCAAAACCCGCGCTGGCTCAGCGTCAACGGTGCGACCAGCGTCGAAATCCCCGTGCTCGATACCGACCGGGGCGGCATCTCGGCACATTGGTGCGCCGTCAAGAACAACCGACTTTATGGCGGGCAGTCGCTCTACATCGCTGTCCCGTGGAGCAACAAAGACCTGAACATCAGTTTTGAAACCTTCCGCGACAAACTCGCTCCCGGCCAACAAGAAGAATGGCGCATCAAAATCTCCGGCCCCAAAAAGGAAAAAGTCGCCGCCGAGATGGTCGCCGCCATGTACGATGCCTCGCTCGACCAATTCCTGCCACATGAGTGGAACACGATTAACTACCCAACACAGTATCCTCGGGTCAATTTCAGCGCAAGCCAAGCCTTTGGCTCGCACAACGGCAACGTTCGCAACGAAGCAACCCGCAAGGACGCTCGACCCGTGCGACGCTACCAAGCATTGAACTGGTTCGGCTTCCCTCTCTGGGGCGGGCGTGATAGAATCATGAAATTGGCCGCGCGAGCTGACGGTGTTGAATTCAACATGGCAGCCCCCGCACCCGGCGGTGCGAGAGAGGAGGCCGCACAGGACATGATGATGGAGGCAGAGGTAGCAACGGGAAAAGCCGAAACAATCATACAAGACAAGGCGACCGCCCCACAAGCACCGGATGGCATGGGCGGCGGCGAACCCGCTCCCGCCCCGCCAACCCCCATCCGCCGCAACCTAAACGAAACCGTCTTCTTTTTCCCAGAAATGCGCACCGACGCAGCCGGCAACGTGGTGCTGAAATTCACCATGAACGAGGCGCTCACGCGCTGGAAACTGCTCACCTACGCCCACACGAAGGATTTGCAACAGGCTATTTCGGTGAAAGAAGTCGTGACGCAGAAAGAACTCATGGTGCTCGCCAACCCACCGCGCTTCCTCCGCGCCGGCGACGAAATCGAGTTTTCGGCCAAAGTCAGCAACCTCTCGCAAGAAACCCTCAACGGCAAAGCCACCCTCAGCCTGTTGGACGCCAACACCTTGCAGCCGTTGGAAAGTGTCTTCGGGATGACCAGCAGCAGCCGCGAGGCAAACTTCACCACCCCTGCCGGGCAGTCTTCGCCGTTGAGTTGGAAAATCAAAGTGCCGGAAGATTTCACCGGTGCCGTGACTTGGCAAATCTTCGCCGACAGCAAGAACTTCAAGGACGGCGAAGAGAGCACCGTCCCCGTCGTGACCAACCGGATGCTCGTGACAGAGACCCTGCCCATCACCGTGCGCGGCAACCAAACGAAAGAGTTTGTTTTTGAAAACCTGAAAAACGCGCCGTCGGGAAGCAACTCATCCCTCGTCACTCAAAAATACACGTTGGAATTCACGAGCAACCCCGCATGGTACGCCGTGCAAGCCCTACCCTACCTGATGGAGTTCCCCCACGAATGTTCGGAACAGATTTTTAGTCGCTTTTATGCCAACACCCTGGCTTCCAGCGTGACAGAAAAAATGCCGAACATCCGCAGAATCTACGACCGCTGGAAAGGCACCGACGCGCTCAAGAGCAATTTGAGCAAAAATCAAGAGTTGAAATACGCACTTTTGGAAGAAACCCCCTGGGTGCTCGACGCGCAAAACGAGGAACAACAAAAGCAAAACATCGCCCTCTTGTTCGACCTCAACCGCATGGCCGACGAGCGCGAACGCGCCATCAACACCCTCGCCGAACGGCAATATCCCAACGGCGGCTGGGCGTGGTTCCCCGGCGGGCGCGACAGCTGGCACATCACCCAGCACATCGTGAGCGGGTTCGGCCATTTGAAACAACTGGGGGCATTCAACGCCGAAAAAGACCCCGTCGCCGCAGGTATGCTCGACCGCGCCATCAGCTATTGCGACGCAAAACTCGCAGAGCAATACCGCGAACTGGAACGGCTCGTGCAAGAAGGCAAAGCCAAATGGGACGACGACCACCTAGACGGCATGGCGATTCACTACCTCTACGCTCGCTCGTTTTTCCAACCACAACCCGACCCGCAGCAAGGCGGCGCAAAACCGGGTCGCGAACATTCCTACTACCTCTCGCAAGCCGAAAAATACTGGCTGAAAAAAGGGCTGTATCAGGAAGGAATGTTGGCACTCGCCCTGCACCGAAGCGGTCGGCCCGACGCGGCACAGCGCATCGTTGCCAGCCTGCGCGAACGCGCCCTCGTGAAAGAGGAACTCGGCATGTTCTGGCCAGTGGATTGGGGCTACTACTGGTACCAACTGCCAGTGGAGACACAGGCGCTCATGGTCGAGGTGTTCGACGAAGTGGCGCAAGACCGCAAAGCCGTCGAGGAACTCCGTATTTGGCTTCTGAAAAACAAACAAACCAACCGTTGGGAAAGCACGAAAGCCACCGCCGAGGCCGTCTATGCGCTGCTGTTGCACGGCGACAATTGGCTGCAAAACACCAAACCCGTACAAGTCTCGCTCGGTGGCAAAACTTTGAAACCCAACGAATACGAACCCGGCACAGGCTATTTCAAACAAAACTGGGGCCGCGCGGAAGTCAAAAATTCGTGGAGCAACATCAAGGTCGAGAACCCAAACCCCAACATCGTGTGGGGAGCAGCCTACTGGCAGTATTTCGAGGATTTGGATAAAATCAAAGATTTCCAAAAAACGCCGCTCACCATCGTGAAACAACTTTTCAAAGAGGAAAACTCACCCACCGGGCCAGTTTTGAAACCTGTGGCCGAAGGTCAAACCCTGAAACGCGGCGACAAAATCAAAGTGCGCATCGAAATCCGCGTGGACCGCGCGATGGAGTACGTCCACCTGAAAGACATGCGGGCGGCGGGCTTCGAGCCAGTCAACGTACTCAGCGGCTACCGCTGGCAGGACGGCCTCGGCTACTACGAAAGCACGAAGGATTTGGCGACGCACTTTTTCATTGACTACCTGCCGCGCGGCACATTCGTCTTCGAGTATCCGCTCTTCGTCTCGCACAAAGGCGACATGAGCAACGGCGTCACGACTATGCAGTGCATGTACGCACCGGAGTTCACGAGCCACTCGAAGGGGGTGAGAGTGAGGGTGGAGTAG
- a CDS encoding carboxypeptidase-like regulatory domain-containing protein — translation MAKISIPAPCHEKWSKMKPVRHDCRFCAICEKQVMDFTNKTDAEILEHFKKNNGKICGRFRQEQLNRPLCTPTLKPVAQARRSGLTAAAASVAVLLMAQQPVEVQYLAPVQTEQSPVRQAPTNTAKVAPRHVKKQNAARIISGKVVDEYTERGLENVKVKLSNTQHRTTTNANGIFTLEVPIKKLQNDPAKIRLSSNGYTTSEFLLTGRLQIEDLSLVFSLEKKRRKKSKQLMGSPIFFL, via the coding sequence ATGGCTAAAATCTCCATCCCCGCCCCATGCCACGAAAAATGGTCAAAAATGAAACCCGTCCGCCACGACTGCCGTTTTTGCGCCATCTGTGAAAAGCAAGTCATGGATTTTACCAACAAAACCGACGCGGAAATCCTTGAACATTTTAAGAAAAACAACGGCAAAATATGCGGGCGATTCCGCCAAGAGCAATTGAACAGACCCCTGTGCACGCCGACGCTGAAACCTGTTGCCCAAGCCAGAAGAAGCGGCCTGACCGCCGCAGCCGCAAGCGTCGCCGTACTTTTGATGGCCCAACAACCTGTCGAAGTCCAGTACCTCGCTCCCGTTCAGACGGAACAATCACCCGTTCGGCAAGCACCCACCAACACCGCAAAGGTCGCGCCCCGGCATGTAAAAAAACAGAACGCCGCACGCATTATCTCTGGCAAAGTGGTGGATGAATACACCGAAAGGGGGCTGGAAAATGTAAAGGTGAAACTAAGCAACACCCAACATAGAACCACCACCAATGCCAATGGCATCTTCACTTTGGAAGTACCCATCAAGAAACTTCAGAATGACCCAGCAAAAATTCGTTTATCCTCCAATGGATATACCACTTCGGAATTCTTACTAACAGGCCGACTTCAAATCGAAGACCTTTCCCTCGTTTTTTCGCTCGAAAAAAAGCGCCGAAAAAAATCAAAACAGTTGATGGGTTCTCCGATATTTTTTCTCTAA
- a CDS encoding Rpn family recombination-promoting nuclease/putative transposase, whose product MAKRTYSRHHHDAYFKGAFSLRSVVVIYLKKFLPPEIARQLDFDTLQKSSDSFVGRWLKASYSDVVWTCLMNDGSPLRLCFIFEHKSAKPSVPIFVQLLQYMLNVWKSDLRQKKSLSLPIPIVVYHGAEAWEHRPFWSYFEGISEKLKRFVPQFDYHLTDLAAFEVERLRGQNLEHLLNVFLALKTVHDKKSFLQSAPEFLIFAEEFLLQEEGNDLFEMTISYFGQSSPEDTSLDQILNTLPDKIQSRTMSLIDKIRREGKLEGKLEGKLEGKLEGKLEANKQFVASLLQNTDWSDEQIAFIAGVTQEFVRQIKADIQKK is encoded by the coding sequence ATGGCAAAACGCACTTACTCCCGCCACCATCACGATGCCTATTTCAAAGGAGCCTTCTCCTTGCGAAGCGTCGTGGTGATATACCTGAAAAAATTTCTCCCTCCCGAAATTGCGCGACAGCTTGATTTCGACACCCTCCAAAAATCATCCGACAGCTTTGTAGGGCGGTGGCTAAAGGCCTCCTATTCAGATGTCGTGTGGACTTGCCTCATGAACGACGGCAGCCCGCTGAGGCTATGCTTCATCTTTGAGCACAAAAGCGCCAAACCCTCCGTGCCTATATTTGTCCAGCTGTTGCAGTACATGCTCAACGTCTGGAAAAGCGACCTTCGCCAGAAAAAATCGCTTTCACTGCCTATACCTATTGTCGTATACCACGGCGCAGAGGCATGGGAGCATCGCCCATTTTGGAGTTATTTTGAAGGTATTTCCGAAAAACTCAAACGATTTGTGCCTCAATTCGACTATCACCTCACCGACCTCGCGGCCTTTGAGGTCGAACGCCTACGCGGTCAGAACCTCGAGCACCTGCTCAATGTTTTTTTGGCATTGAAAACCGTGCATGACAAAAAATCATTTTTGCAATCAGCACCGGAGTTCCTTATTTTTGCAGAGGAATTTCTCCTTCAGGAAGAGGGAAACGACCTATTTGAAATGACCATTTCATATTTCGGCCAATCCTCCCCAGAGGACACAAGTCTTGACCAAATCCTGAACACTTTACCTGACAAAATTCAATCTCGCACCATGTCGCTAATAGATAAAATCAGAAGAGAAGGCAAACTCGAAGGCAAACTCGAGGGCAAACTCGAAGGCAAACTCGAGGGCAAACTCGAAGCCAACAAGCAGTTTGTCGCATCATTGCTTCAAAACACCGACTGGAGCGATGAGCAAATCGCTTTCATTGCCGGGGTGACACAAGAATTCGTGCGTCAAATAAAAGCCGACATTCAAAAGAAATAA
- a CDS encoding serine hydrolase: MAFRLLLAFNLFAFFASNLFSQNPDLYFPPKTGNTWQTIAPSELGFCPEKIDSLYGFLEERGTKSFILLKDGRIVLEKYFGTFTQDSFWYWASAGKSLTAFLVGQAQEEGLLNIHNKTSDYLGTGWTSVPPDKEALITVWHHLTMTTGLEDNVANDNCEMPSCLTYKADAGTRWAYHNAPYRLVHKVLESASGQNMNLFTKNRMLDRTGMKGLWLDRVMYGKARDMARFGLLMLANGVWDGDTLLHDPQYLNDMVRPSQNLNKSYGYLWWLTGQESFMLPGLQFVFSGKTIPNAPDDMYAALGKNDQKIHVVPSKGWVVVRQGEAGYQGPGGGNVPIVFDNAMWGYLNQLVCAPVSVNETIENPIRIWPNPATNGWQIEAAAPIERVEAFDLQGKMLLSLTGNRATTVWVDAAELPKGVFVVKIITSEMQTLVGKAVKR; this comes from the coding sequence ATGGCTTTCCGATTGCTGCTTGCCTTCAACCTCTTCGCCTTCTTTGCTTCCAATTTGTTTTCCCAAAACCCCGACCTCTATTTCCCGCCCAAAACAGGCAATACTTGGCAGACAATCGCCCCGTCGGAGCTCGGGTTTTGCCCCGAAAAAATTGACAGTCTCTACGGATTTTTGGAAGAACGCGGCACCAAGTCGTTCATCCTTTTGAAAGATGGCCGCATCGTACTGGAAAAATACTTCGGCACTTTCACCCAAGACTCATTCTGGTATTGGGCCTCAGCGGGCAAATCATTGACGGCCTTCCTCGTCGGCCAAGCACAAGAAGAGGGGCTGCTCAATATCCACAACAAAACCAGCGACTACCTCGGCACGGGCTGGACCTCCGTCCCGCCCGACAAGGAGGCGCTCATCACCGTCTGGCACCATCTGACCATGACCACTGGACTGGAAGACAATGTAGCCAACGACAACTGCGAAATGCCCAGTTGCCTCACCTACAAGGCCGATGCCGGCACGCGCTGGGCCTACCACAACGCGCCTTACCGCCTCGTCCACAAAGTGCTGGAATCTGCCAGCGGCCAAAACATGAACCTGTTCACCAAAAACCGCATGCTCGACCGCACGGGCATGAAAGGGCTATGGCTCGACCGCGTGATGTACGGCAAAGCCCGCGACATGGCGCGTTTCGGGCTGCTCATGCTGGCCAACGGCGTGTGGGATGGCGACACCCTGCTGCACGACCCACAGTATCTCAACGACATGGTTCGCCCCTCGCAAAACCTAAACAAGAGCTACGGCTACCTTTGGTGGCTGACGGGACAGGAAAGCTTCATGTTGCCTGGATTGCAGTTTGTGTTCAGCGGAAAGACCATCCCCAACGCACCCGACGATATGTACGCCGCGCTCGGCAAAAACGACCAGAAAATCCATGTTGTCCCTTCCAAAGGCTGGGTGGTGGTGCGGCAAGGCGAGGCTGGCTACCAAGGCCCCGGCGGCGGCAACGTGCCCATCGTGTTCGACAATGCGATGTGGGGCTACCTCAACCAGCTCGTTTGCGCTCCTGTTTCCGTGAACGAGACCATAGAAAACCCGATTAGAATCTGGCCCAACCCCGCCACCAATGGCTGGCAAATCGAAGCCGCAGCCCCTATTGAGCGCGTCGAAGCTTTCGACCTTCAGGGGAAAATGCTTCTCTCGCTCACAGGCAATCGCGCGACGACGGTTTGGGTGGATGCGGCAGAGTTGCCAAAAGGTGTTTTTGTGGTGAAAATCATTACGAGCGAGATGCAAACACTCGTGGGGAAAGCTGTGAAACGATGA